The Thermodesulfovibrio sp. 3462-1 genome contains the following window.
ATACCAGCCTGTCCTGAAGGTATAGATAATGATGGAGTCCTCCTCTTCATTGATTATCTTCCTTAACTCACTCTTGAGCTTCTCAAGCCTTGCCACTGTTATCTCTCCCTCAAATACAGAATTCTGCACCCAGTGTAGATACTTTCTGCAAATCTTCAAAACGAGCAACAACTGGAAAATGCTCATCAACAAGACAGTCGTGTAGATACTTTCTGCAAATCTTCAAAACCTTCTGAACCCTTTCTTCTTTGACATCATAAACAAGTATTACATTCATTCTACCATGAGGTTATAAAAGGTCTGTATTCTTCATCCCCTATGAGATGCTTCTCTATCTTGTAGAGTTCAAGCCTTATCAATTGTCTGTAAGACACATGTCTGCCGAGCCCTCTGTGCTCAAAAGTTGCCTTGAGCCGCTCATCCATCTCTCTTACAAAAACCTCTCTCCCCTTCTCATTCAAAACAATTCCGTCAAGCTTCTGTTCAAAATGCTGTGGTTTAATGATTCCTTTATTTACCAGTGTAAATATCACCCTGTCTGCAATGATCGGCTTAAAGACCTCTGCTACATCAAGATTAAGTGAAAACCTCCTGAAATTCGTGGTATGCAAGAAACCAATCCTGGGGTCAAGATGGGTATGATATATTTCGCTAAGACAGACTGTATAGAGAATAGAATTTGCAAAACTAATAAGGGCATTTAGCCGATTTTTTGGTGGTCTCCTTGTTCTACCTTCAAATATAAAATGCTCATTATCCAGAATCCTGTCAAAGGCATAGTAGTATTGCTCCCTTATGTTTCCCTCAATCGCCATCAATCCCTCTGTGTCTTTACAGGATTGTAGCGATTGAGAAATTGATTCTATTTTCTGAATATACTTTTCCAGTTGTTTTCCTCTATTTTTATAATAAGCAAGCACCTTTTTTATGTTCTCCACAGCACCCTCTACAAATTTCCTTGCAAGGATGAGCCGTTTTGATGGGTCAAGATAATGTTCAGCCTGCTTTAGTATCATATATCCAGAATTCAGATGCTGTCTTGGATAGTATGAGCCCACATAGTAGCCGTAATAGTTGAAAAAGTGCATTATAATTTCGCTTTCTGTGAGGAATTCAAGAAGTCTCTTGTTTATTGAAACTTCACCAAAGATAAAAAGTTCTGATGTGTTTTCTACAGGGATGTATTTTTTGCCTTCTTCAGTTTCAAAATAGAGTGTGTTTCCTTTTCTTTTTAGTTCGCCATCTGAAAATATGTAAATCGTCCTTTTCATGACCAGCAAAACTCCTGATAACCACATTTTGAACAGAATTTTGTTTTTTGTGCTTGCGGAGGTATCTCCATTTTAATTATTTCTTTAATCTGGGCTTGCGCTTCAATGAGCTCGGCTTTAAGCTCTTTTGTAAGGGTAACAATGATTTTTTTCTTTTCTTTTGGAAAGAGAAGTTGCCCAGTAGCTTCAATACCGAGTTGTTTTAGCCTCCACAGATAAAAGGCAAGTTGCATCCTTGCACTTTTCTCAAAACGAGAGCTTTTCTTAACCTCACCAATCACCACATTTTCACCTTCTGTTTTTAACAAATCTATAACAATGTTTTCAAGATGAATCTCTTTTCTTTCCCTTTTGTATGCTTCTTCTGACAGTAGCCTGCCAATCTCAATAAATGGATTTTCCTGCCATGGTGTAAGCTGCCTTGACATAAGCCAGACCTCCCGGGGGCAGATGTAATAATACCAGATAAGGGTTCCAGTGGGGTGCATTGAATTCACCATAACAATAGCCCTGCTTTGGTTTTAAATCCTGTTTCATGGTCATAATAATCTTCAAGCTGATTTTGAGAGATGTAATAAGTATCCATAATTTTTGGAGGTAGATTTTCAGTATTTGCTGGAATAGAAATGATATAATCGTAAAAATCTTTGCGAATTTGCAAAAATTCTTTTTTCCGTTCAAAAAGGTTTTTAATCATTTTAATTCTTTCAAATTCCTTCCAAACTTTTACTGCTCTTTCGTCGTATTCAATAAATACATCTATTTCTGGATAGTCTTCCTCTATCAGTTTAAAATCAGAAATTGACAACTCATCCGTCTCCTGTTTATCATATCTCAATCTGGAAACAGCCTCTAAAATTTCTGAGGATTCTGTCTGATTCAGTTTTTCAGTAATTTGTTGGAAATAGGTATCAAGTAGCTGGAAAAGCTGTTTTTCATTAAAAAATTGCCTTGCAGATAGAAGTTTCTCTGTAATATCAATTAAAACAGGATCATAAATATAGGATGCATAGCGTCTGCCATGTTTGTCCGTAAGAGTGAATACTTTAACTGTGCCTTTTTTATTACCAGCATTTCTGTTACACCTTCCAGCAGACTGGATTATACTGTCAAGAGGAGCGATATCCCTGTAAACTATGTCAAAATCTATGTCTACTCCAGCCTCCACGAGTTGAGTGGACACAACTAATTTGTATTTTCCATTTCTAATTTCCTCAATTCT
Protein-coding sequences here:
- the cas1b gene encoding type I-B CRISPR-associated endonuclease Cas1b; amino-acid sequence: MKRTIYIFSDGELKRKGNTLYFETEEGKKYIPVENTSELFIFGEVSINKRLLEFLTESEIIMHFFNYYGYYVGSYYPRQHLNSGYMILKQAEHYLDPSKRLILARKFVEGAVENIKKVLAYYKNRGKQLEKYIQKIESISQSLQSCKDTEGLMAIEGNIREQYYYAFDRILDNEHFIFEGRTRRPPKNRLNALISFANSILYTVCLSEIYHTHLDPRIGFLHTTNFRRFSLNLDVAEVFKPIIADRVIFTLVNKGIIKPQHFEQKLDGIVLNEKGREVFVREMDERLKATFEHRGLGRHVSYRQLIRLELYKIEKHLIGDEEYRPFITSW
- the cas4 gene encoding CRISPR-associated protein Cas4: MVNSMHPTGTLIWYYYICPREVWLMSRQLTPWQENPFIEIGRLLSEEAYKRERKEIHLENIVIDLLKTEGENVVIGEVKKSSRFEKSARMQLAFYLWRLKQLGIEATGQLLFPKEKKKIIVTLTKELKAELIEAQAQIKEIIKMEIPPQAQKTKFCSKCGYQEFCWS
- the cas2 gene encoding CRISPR-associated endonuclease Cas2 yields the protein MSIFQLLLVLKICRKYLHWVQNSVFEGEITVARLEKLKSELRKIINEEEDSIIIYTFRTGWYTRREIMGIEKGGEEVIL